One Sediminibacillus dalangtanensis genomic region harbors:
- the truA gene encoding tRNA pseudouridine(38-40) synthase TruA, whose translation MGRIKCIISYDGTGFSGYQIQPNGRTVQEEIEKALTKVHKGDFVRVVASGRTDAGVHAKGQVIHFDTDIEMPEPNWKKALNALLPEDVHVITAEKVNDAFHSRYDVEEKEYRYFVLNAEDDDVFQRHFYWRRSGEIDVEAIQKACTLLEGRHDFSSFCSAKTDLQGDKIRTIYQASCHRDGNMIIFSFKGSGFLYNMVRILVGTLLEIGKGKRPASSIPQVIAAEDRKAAGETAPPQGLFLWNVTYLESDKNSLQNNGS comes from the coding sequence GTGGGACGGATAAAATGTATTATTAGCTATGATGGAACTGGTTTTTCAGGATATCAAATCCAACCGAATGGACGTACTGTACAGGAAGAAATAGAAAAAGCGTTGACAAAAGTCCATAAAGGCGATTTCGTTAGAGTTGTAGCATCAGGAAGAACCGATGCCGGTGTCCATGCAAAAGGACAAGTCATCCATTTCGATACCGACATCGAGATGCCGGAACCAAACTGGAAGAAAGCGCTGAATGCCTTGCTCCCGGAGGATGTGCACGTAATCACGGCGGAGAAAGTAAATGATGCGTTTCACTCACGCTATGACGTGGAGGAAAAGGAGTACCGTTATTTTGTGTTGAATGCAGAGGACGACGATGTCTTCCAACGGCATTTTTACTGGCGCAGGAGTGGGGAAATCGATGTGGAAGCGATTCAGAAAGCTTGCACACTGTTGGAAGGACGCCATGATTTTTCTTCTTTCTGTTCTGCAAAAACAGACTTGCAAGGGGATAAAATCCGTACGATCTATCAGGCTAGTTGTCACAGGGATGGAAACATGATCATTTTTTCCTTTAAAGGCAGCGGTTTTTTATACAATATGGTGCGAATTTTGGTGGGAACATTGCTGGAAATTGGCAAAGGGAAAAGACCGGCTTCTTCGATCCCGCAAGTGATTGCCGCAGAAGACCGCAAAGCCGCCGGTGAAACAGCGCCGCCGCAAGGTTTGTTTCTATGGAATGTCACCTATTTGGAAAGTGATAAAAATTCGTTACAAAACAACGGCTCCTAG
- the rplM gene encoding 50S ribosomal protein L13, whose protein sequence is MRTTFMANENNIERKWLVVDAEGQTLGRLASEVAAILRGKHKPTYTPHADTGDHVIIVNAEKIELTGNKLNDKMYYRHSNHPGGLKQRNAYEMRTKYPEQMLELTVKGMLPKGSLGRKMGKKLHVFRGPEHNHQAQKPEAYQLRG, encoded by the coding sequence ATGCGCACAACTTTCATGGCGAATGAAAATAATATTGAACGCAAGTGGCTTGTTGTGGATGCTGAAGGACAAACGCTTGGACGTTTGGCAAGTGAAGTTGCTGCTATTCTTCGCGGCAAGCACAAACCGACATACACACCGCATGCTGACACTGGTGATCATGTAATCATCGTAAACGCAGAAAAAATCGAACTTACTGGTAACAAGCTTAATGACAAAATGTATTACCGTCACTCCAACCACCCAGGTGGTTTGAAGCAGCGTAATGCATACGAAATGCGTACGAAATACCCTGAGCAAATGCTCGAACTTACAGTAAAAGGTATGCTTCCAAAAGGCAGCCTTGGCCGTAAAATGGGTAAAAAATTGCACGTATTCCGTGGCCCGGAACATAATCATCAAGCACAAAAACCTGAAGCATACCAGCTTCGCGGATAA
- the rpsI gene encoding 30S ribosomal protein S9, with protein MAQVQYYGTGRRKSSTARVRLVPGTGRIVVNNRDAESYFPYETLRTIIKQPLAATETEGSYDVLVNVDGGGFTGQAGAIRHGVARALLEADPEYRSALKREGYLTRDSRMKERKKYGLKGARRAPQFSKR; from the coding sequence GTGGCACAAGTACAATACTACGGCACCGGACGCCGTAAAAGCTCAACTGCACGCGTGCGTTTAGTACCAGGAACTGGACGTATCGTTGTAAATAATCGTGACGCTGAAAGCTATTTCCCATACGAAACACTTCGTACTATCATTAAGCAGCCTCTAGCTGCTACAGAAACAGAAGGAAGCTACGATGTACTAGTAAACGTAGACGGTGGAGGATTTACCGGCCAAGCTGGCGCAATCCGCCACGGTGTAGCCCGTGCTTTGTTGGAAGCAGATCCAGAATACCGTTCTGCTCTTAAAAGAGAAGGCTACCTTACTCGCGACTCCCGCATGAAAGAACGTAAGAAATACGGTCTTAAAGGCGCTCGTCGTGCACCTCAGTTCTCAAAGCGTTAA
- a CDS encoding ABC transporter ATP-binding protein, producing the protein MTHTIKCIRLHKEFKGDGVNTIALNQVNLEFKEGEFVSIVGSSGSGKSTFLSLVGTLDKPSGGTVHYGKLDLKGFNSKELADFRFENIGFVFQQYHLLPTLTALENVMAPLLSRKVSYDKKERAKQLLEEVGLGDKMNSLPSQLSGGQQQRVAVARALIHEPHWLLADEPTGNLDTETGEMIFDLLLRLNKEKGCGVIFVTHESALAVRADRMIEMKDGSVIRDTGVSGL; encoded by the coding sequence ATGACACATACCATAAAATGTATTCGATTGCATAAGGAGTTTAAAGGTGACGGTGTAAATACAATCGCTCTTAATCAAGTGAATTTGGAGTTCAAAGAAGGAGAGTTCGTCTCTATTGTGGGTTCATCTGGATCAGGCAAGTCCACTTTTTTAAGCCTGGTCGGAACATTGGATAAACCATCAGGGGGGACTGTGCACTATGGAAAATTAGACTTGAAAGGGTTTAATTCAAAAGAATTAGCTGATTTTCGATTTGAGAACATTGGGTTTGTTTTTCAACAGTATCACCTATTGCCTACTCTGACGGCTCTTGAGAATGTGATGGCCCCGTTGTTATCCCGGAAGGTTTCTTATGATAAAAAGGAGCGGGCGAAACAATTACTGGAAGAGGTAGGACTTGGGGATAAAATGAATTCTCTCCCTTCCCAGCTTTCAGGAGGGCAGCAACAGCGTGTGGCTGTAGCCAGAGCTTTAATCCATGAGCCGCATTGGCTGTTGGCGGACGAACCTACCGGCAACCTGGATACCGAAACAGGCGAGATGATTTTTGACCTGCTCCTCCGGCTCAATAAGGAGAAAGGCTGTGGGGTCATTTTTGTCACCCATGAATCAGCCCTGGCTGTGCGTGCTGATCGTATGATCGAAATGAAAGATGGCAGCGTCATAAGGGATACGGGGGTATCCGGCCTATGA
- a CDS encoding ABC transporter permease, with protein sequence MIRLIWNSWWRNKERFILLLIGALIVSIGLSYLVGTTQASQGTIVDELQKRWKSSYDIVVRPPGSRSVTEDKQLLEPNYLSGLSGGISLDQYEAIRSMQEIETAAPISMMGYVDYGTTLAKVTYNEPGIYRLHMQNATTNGVNTYEDENTLYFTIGRWQAPQGTQQEYGVTGFNGELVNSNNILVAGIDPEAEAQLTGLNDAISDKTEQTRRFFNNKSSVTVKDIGGGLQNIQIPVLLSTESFVEGTSTYTIERIEQSFQQDEQEDVMNKVKEQGGKQYLDNLEAKQIDHFTFTSEESHQKTIELIKGNNEHNEASLDSFNWMAFQPSPVTYREVNSPFGERWPFAYQVRPYTVPADSPLAQKHAYRPITMFSENSEGWPRLELDFQGVFDPSQLNLSKDPLNELPMETYFPSSAKWVMDSEQNPINPPETMKPLNNPYGFLTKPPLLLTTIEAASQVLGDEPISAIRVKVRGVDEMSDSSEQVLEQIASEIEEKTGLITDITLGSSPQPAITHIPASGEQESLGWVEQPWIKLGSSISIFKESKMGLSGVIASVIVVAIVYVFASNIMMMYARKKEFAVLLAVGWRPKQLSFLLFIEALILGSFVSLVSWLILGIIYVTNDVQTSIWRLLSIAIFGLSIYLLGSFIPSILVRRISPYETIKIGEVTAKKRHSFQAFTSFGMAANQLMTQWKRALLSIVSIALPTAMLIYFLFITFQLRGTMYTTWLGEFVAMEVGVMHYIAMGVAMLIAILTTAEIMWQNVAERQSEFAVLKALGWRNSTVRMLVLWEGAITGLLAGVFGLCLSLVVITISYSQFPAESVIFFLGTLLIPVFTGIFGATLPAMKAVQLTPSEGFRGGVSNTRQTEKAFRYVFSIGGAALAGGVAAIMMFAIPDIQQKQVHSSNTSTNDVDGTEGLLEVSAPSEEEMMDEEDESVQAGNFIEQEKETAYKTLTLGEKVFEAEDKEVVVEHVDPPADLKTEKKLITLRITYHKKTGEGSVVYKPQTFPLINKKGEFFNPIEFDEMTESTWNGIRVKGTTKVITEATYEIPERSENIVFKMYGSWTPGKIIIELD encoded by the coding sequence ATGATACGATTGATTTGGAATTCCTGGTGGCGGAATAAGGAACGATTCATTTTGCTGCTGATCGGTGCATTGATTGTAAGCATCGGATTAAGTTACCTGGTGGGAACGACGCAAGCAAGTCAAGGAACCATCGTCGATGAACTGCAGAAACGCTGGAAGTCTTCTTATGATATAGTCGTCCGTCCTCCAGGAAGCAGAAGCGTCACAGAAGATAAACAGTTACTGGAACCTAACTATCTCAGTGGGCTGAGTGGAGGAATCTCCCTCGATCAATATGAAGCAATCCGCTCCATGCAAGAGATAGAAACAGCTGCTCCAATCTCAATGATGGGGTATGTCGATTATGGCACGACACTTGCAAAAGTAACTTACAACGAACCTGGCATATACCGATTACATATGCAAAACGCAACGACAAACGGTGTCAATACCTATGAGGACGAGAACACGCTATATTTCACTATTGGCAGGTGGCAGGCTCCGCAAGGCACCCAGCAGGAATATGGGGTAACAGGATTTAATGGAGAGCTGGTCAACAGTAATAATATCCTGGTTGCAGGAATCGATCCTGAAGCGGAAGCCCAATTAACAGGATTGAATGATGCTATTTCGGATAAAACGGAGCAAACCAGGAGATTTTTCAACAATAAATCATCTGTAACAGTCAAAGATATCGGGGGAGGGCTGCAAAACATTCAAATCCCTGTCCTGTTGAGCACCGAGTCGTTTGTCGAAGGAACTTCCACTTATACCATTGAGAGAATAGAGCAATCATTCCAGCAGGATGAACAAGAAGATGTCATGAACAAGGTCAAGGAACAGGGAGGAAAGCAATACCTCGACAACTTGGAAGCGAAACAGATCGACCACTTTACTTTCACCTCAGAAGAATCCCACCAAAAAACCATCGAGCTGATCAAAGGAAACAATGAGCATAACGAGGCATCACTCGATTCGTTCAATTGGATGGCGTTCCAGCCGTCCCCCGTCACTTACCGAGAGGTCAACAGTCCGTTCGGAGAGCGCTGGCCTTTTGCTTATCAGGTAAGACCATACACCGTTCCTGCGGATAGTCCGCTGGCACAGAAGCATGCCTACCGTCCTATTACCATGTTTTCTGAAAATAGTGAAGGTTGGCCCCGTCTTGAACTCGATTTTCAGGGAGTATTTGACCCTTCCCAATTGAATCTGTCCAAAGATCCACTGAACGAACTCCCCATGGAAACTTATTTTCCTTCAAGCGCAAAATGGGTCATGGATAGTGAGCAGAACCCTATCAACCCTCCGGAGACGATGAAGCCATTGAACAATCCTTATGGTTTTTTAACGAAACCTCCGCTTCTGCTGACCACCATCGAGGCTGCTTCTCAAGTGCTCGGAGATGAACCGATTTCGGCAATCCGCGTAAAAGTGCGGGGAGTCGATGAAATGTCCGATTCGAGTGAACAGGTGTTAGAACAAATTGCCAGTGAAATTGAAGAAAAAACCGGTTTGATCACCGATATCACCTTGGGATCATCCCCACAGCCAGCAATTACCCACATTCCTGCTTCCGGTGAGCAGGAGAGCCTTGGATGGGTCGAACAGCCGTGGATTAAGCTTGGCTCTTCGATTTCCATCTTCAAAGAGTCAAAGATGGGCTTATCTGGTGTTATCGCCAGTGTCATTGTCGTTGCTATCGTTTATGTGTTTGCATCCAACATCATGATGATGTATGCACGTAAAAAGGAGTTTGCCGTATTGCTTGCTGTAGGCTGGCGACCGAAGCAACTAAGCTTTCTGTTATTTATAGAAGCTCTTATCCTTGGAAGCTTTGTGTCTTTAGTCAGCTGGTTGATTCTCGGAATCATTTACGTCACGAACGATGTGCAGACCTCCATATGGAGACTGCTGTCCATCGCCATATTCGGGCTGTCGATTTACTTGTTGGGTTCATTCATTCCAAGTATTCTCGTACGGCGAATTTCTCCATATGAAACGATTAAGATAGGAGAAGTGACAGCAAAGAAAAGACATAGCTTTCAAGCCTTCACGAGCTTCGGAATGGCAGCTAATCAATTGATGACCCAATGGAAAAGAGCGTTATTATCCATTGTATCAATTGCACTGCCGACTGCTATGTTGATCTACTTTTTATTCATCACCTTTCAATTACGTGGGACAATGTACACTACCTGGCTGGGTGAGTTTGTAGCCATGGAAGTTGGTGTCATGCATTATATCGCGATGGGGGTAGCGATGCTGATTGCTATCCTGACGACGGCAGAAATTATGTGGCAGAATGTTGCCGAGCGTCAGTCGGAATTCGCTGTCCTGAAAGCATTAGGGTGGAGGAATAGTACGGTACGGATGCTTGTCCTTTGGGAAGGGGCTATCACTGGATTGCTAGCCGGAGTGTTCGGCCTTTGTCTATCCCTTGTCGTTATTACTATTAGTTACAGCCAATTCCCGGCTGAATCGGTCATCTTTTTCTTAGGTACACTTTTGATTCCTGTCTTTACCGGTATTTTCGGAGCCACCCTCCCTGCAATGAAGGCGGTTCAACTTACGCCAAGTGAAGGTTTTCGTGGAGGAGTTTCAAATACCAGGCAGACAGAAAAGGCATTCCGTTATGTATTCAGTATTGGCGGGGCTGCCTTGGCTGGCGGAGTGGCCGCTATCATGATGTTTGCCATTCCAGATATTCAGCAGAAACAGGTCCATTCCAGCAACACGTCTACTAATGATGTCGATGGCACAGAAGGGCTGCTTGAGGTTTCTGCCCCCTCTGAGGAAGAGATGATGGATGAGGAAGACGAATCCGTTCAAGCTGGGAATTTCATCGAGCAAGAAAAAGAGACTGCTTATAAAACATTGACACTCGGGGAGAAAGTGTTTGAAGCGGAGGATAAAGAAGTTGTGGTAGAACATGTTGACCCTCCAGCGGACCTTAAGACAGAGAAAAAATTAATTACCCTACGGATAACCTATCATAAGAAAACGGGAGAGGGAAGCGTTGTTTATAAACCACAAACATTCCCGCTGATAAATAAGAAGGGAGAGTTTTTCAATCCCATCGAATTCGATGAAATGACGGAATCGACATGGAATGGAATTAGAGTCAAAGGAACAACAAAAGTGATTACAGAAGCCACGTACGAGATTCCCGAAAGAAGTGAAAATATTGTATTTAAGATGTATGGGAGTTGGACACCTGGAAAAATTATAATTGAATTAGATTAA